The following nucleotide sequence is from Sulfurospirillum arsenophilum NBRC 109478.
AAATCGTTAAGATGTTCTTTTGAGAGTTGCATCAAAAAATTGCGTTTGCAAAATTCCAGTGTCTCTTGTACGTCGGCTTCGGTGCATATCACATACTGTTTTGCCAAAGAGAGCAACTCATCCGCTGTTTTAGCTTGCTGCAAAAAAGACAAAATCGTAAAAGAGAGCTCATTGAGCCGATAATATTTGCCAGAAGCCCTGTCATGCAGAGTCCATTGTTCTTCATCTGAAGCTGAAATTTCGATATCTTCGCGTAGTTTTAGAAGCATCTCTTTAGCCTAAATACCATCGCGCATAGGCAATCGGTTTTCTGAAGATATACCAAAAAAGAGGGACGCTCTCGCCTTGGATTTTGGCATTACCGCACATCCCTACCGAAGGCTGACGTGAGACATCTTTTAGGCGTATAAAGGCTTTGTAGCTTAACACATTGGAAGGGGCAATCACAGGTTCATAATTGATCTTATAGACTTCGCCTTCAACTGGATGCAGAGGATTGTCATCGAGGTAAATATTGACGCTGTCGTTTAACGACACGACGTTGGATTCATGTGCCGCAAGCAGTATCTCGACTTCAACCTTCTTAGGGTTAATGATGCTTAAAAGCTTTTCACCTGTTTTAACGGGTTTGCCGATGAGATCGAGTGGAGCATCTAAAATAATCGTTCCATCGACAGGAGCATTGAGTGTCAATTTGTTTAACTGGGCGGTAATAGCACTGTATTCCATCTCTTTGACGGCGCGCTCTGCACGGGATTCTTCGAGTTTATTTTTGATGCTTGGATCGATGAACGAGGATCTTTCTTGTTTAACGATCTCAGCAGCAGAAATATTGATGGTTTGTGCCGTAATGCGCTGTTTACCGACTATATCTGTATCGTCAAATGTGAGAAGAAGATCTCCTTTTTTGACCGTGTCATTGCTTTTGACCTTGACAGTTTTGATGACACCATTCATCGGGGCAGTGATAATCGTCGGCTCATAAGCTACAACTTGCACTTTGCCTTGTGTCGATAAATGAACGGGAAACAGCATCACCACACTAGCACTTACAGCGATTATTGCCCATGTTTTGAGCCTTGAAATGGATGGAAAATAAGAGTGTGAAAATGCAGCAAGCACAAGTGCGATGGTCTCCGCACAATGATTCACAATGGCCACAGCCTCGTTGCTAAAGCCTTTAATAGCGCCAAAGACCAATACTCCCAAGAGTCGCCTGTTGGTAGGATGAATCAATGGAACGATCAGTGCGTAAGCGATGCCTTGATGGTGCAGTTCTGGTGAGAGCTCTTCTGTAGGAATGACCTTAGAGCCTTGTGTCAAATCCATCTGTATTATATGATGTGCGATGGCCGTGACAAAGGGCGATTTTTTATTAAAATCGGGAAGATCGGAGTATGCAACCGCTTTCAAATAGCCTTTATAGGAAAAACCGATTGCCATTTCATGCGCCAAAAGTTCACGAAAGACGTTGACGGCCAGCAGATAAGTCTCATGGGCATCGCGTGAATGTCGAAGACGACTTTCAATCTCGACGATAGAAAGGATATGCTCTTTCATAGGACACCAAACTTGGCATCGCCGACGATGCCTGGGATGATATGTTCATCAAAACGGATTAATTTGACGCGAATGTGAATGGTCTGGCTTACAGGATCGGCCGCAGGGTCAATACCAACGATCACGCCTTCTGCAAGGAATTTTATATCATCCGCGATAAACGAAACCCCTTGTCCCTCTTTGAGTGAGGCGATTAGGGATGCAGGTACTAAAACATTTAAATCAAGATTTTGCGTGCCTACGATTTGAATCAGCTCTTTTTGTTCGCCGACATATTCGTATTCATGCACCAATGTTTTTAAGACTTTGCCCGCATAGGGTGCTTTGACTTGGCATTTGGAGACAGTAATCGTGGCCATTTTCAATTCAGCCTCTTTTTTCCTCACCTCAGAGCGTGCTATCACAGCGTCCAACTCGCTCATCGAATGAAGTTTCACCATTCGATCGTATGCATCGGCTTTTTGTTTCAGTCCGACAAGTTCGACGTCGATCTTTTCTTTTTGCGTTTTAATCAACGTGCAGTCGTATTCGATTAAAACGCTCTCTTTTTGAAAGGACTCCCCATTTCGAAAAGGGAGTTTGATGATTTTGGCGGCCAATTCGCTTGAAAGCACACTTTGCTCTTTGGCTTCAACGATTGCGCGATGGGCAAACGCCGGTTGTAGGCTAAGGATGAGTGCCAATAAAGCTAAAAAAGGTAATGTTTTCATGGTTGTACAATTTGCTCTATTTGGTGGCTATTGTTTGGCAATCCGATACTAAAGAAGAGATTGCCGTAGCTGTTTTGTACCTCTGCATACGCTATATCGCGTTTTACGTTGGCGATTAGTTTTGAGAGCTTTTCACGTGATAGTTGCTGTTTTGTACCAATATTATTGGCATTGGCCTTTTCACTAATGTCACTGATCTTTTGAACGACAGTGTAATATTGGTTGCTAGCATCCCAGCCTTCAAGCGCTTCATTATAACGAATATCCGCAAGATGCACTTGTGTCAAGATTGCCATCGCAACAGCTTTTTGTTGTTCTTGAGCCACATTTTCACCCATCTTGGCACGCTCTTGCAGATCATTGATCGTAAAGACTTTGAAGAGATTCATACTGACATGGGCACCGTAATCAAACCACGAGTTATTATAAGCGTAAGAATTACTTGTGTAGTTGGTACCGGCATCAAAGGAAATGCTCGGTAACAAAGAAAGCATAGCCGCTTTGGTCTCTTGAAGGCTAATGCGGTTTTGGTAACGGCTCTCCATCAGCTCAGGACGATGGGCAAAAGCGAGCATTTCCATCTTTTCCATATCTAAATGAAGTGTTTTAATAGCCTTTTCATCGATCTTTCCCGAAAGCTCAAAGGGTGTTCCCGGAACCATTCCCATCAAAACAGCCAATCTTGGTTTTGCATTTAAGAGGTCTTTTCTGAAGTTTTGCAACGAGATAAGAATATCGAGCATCTCGCGACGAAAGCTTAATGAATCCATCAAGTTTCCTGTGAGTGATGTCTCTAGTTGTTTGGATTCGTCGATGGATTGGCGAACCTCTACGATCACTGGTTCGATCTGTGCTAAGAGGTTTTGCGCAGAAACTGCTTTCCAGTAGGCTTCTCTTATATCTTGTTCGATTTGGTTGTCCATCTTACGCTGACGTTCTTGTGCTATAAGAACTTTATCGGCTTGCTGTTTTGCGCGAACATACGAAAGACCAAAATCAATAATGTTCCATGAGATACGCGCTTCTGCGGTTTTAACATCATCGTCTGTTGAGGTTGAATAATCATATGTTTGACCATTGGTGAGAACATTGCGACTATTGCTGGCAGAGGTATTACTACGATTTGTATAGCCACCTTGTGCCATAAGTGTCGGCCACATACCGTATTCTGCCATCGCTAACTGTTTTTCTTCAAATTGTGCTTCAAGTGTTTTCAGCTTATGGTCACGGTTGTACATCAATGCCCTCTGAATCGCTTCATCTATTGAAATTGGTGCTAGAACGGGCTGTTGAACCGTTTTGAGCTCTGCCAAATCAGCTTTTGATGAAGTATTGATCTCCTCTTGGCTAAGTTGTTGGACGGCAACTGAACAGCCGGACAAGGAAAGAAAAATGATCGTTGCAAGACTTAGTTTTAATGTATGGTTAAAATATTTCATAATTTATGCTCCAGTGTTGGATTGATGCAAAAGTGTGATCAACTGATCACTATTTCGGTATTGAGCAGCATACATCTGCATTTGCTGGGACAGTGTACCGTTTATGCTCAAGGTTATTTTTTTGGCCACATTGATTTCAACATCGACAGACTTCACTTTACCGTCTTTGCCGATGATTTTAACTTGAACAATAATATGCTCTGTTCCTTGTGGCGGAGTGCCTGTAATTAACCCAGTTTGTGAGTCGATGCTCAACCAATTAGGTGACTTGGTACCATCAAGAGCATACAATGCAAATTTAGCCTGTCCCTCTTGATACGAAGAGTCTTTGACGATAACTTTTACAAAGCTAGGGTCCATCTTGAACGCACGCACTTCGATGACGTCGTTGTTGGTGGTTTCATGCTGACCTTCAAAGTCTAAGGTAATGCGTCCAGTATGATTGACGACCATTGTTTGGGTGTTGTCATTATGGGCTGGTTGTGGCAAGGATTCTGGTGTTTTATACGTTTCAATGGCTTTTTCTACCACGATGCTCTCTGTTTGTTCTTGTAACTGGTGCAAGGTTTTGGTCACAATCGGTTCTGTTTGAACCTGTAACTGAATTTCTGTCGGTCGTTGTGGCGAAAGTGGTACTGGATTGGTCGGTTCTACTAGCGCGTGCTTAATTGGGGTGACTGGGTTGACTGTAATGCTCACCGTATACGTATTCGTTCCTCCATTTTCATCAGAGACCGTATACGTAAAGCTGTCTGTTCCATGATAGTTCGTTGATGGCGTATAGGTATAAGTTCCATTTGCATTCACGGTGACTATTCCATGGCTAGGATCAGTCGCTTTTGCATAGGTCACATTATCCCCATCACTATCTGTTGCATTTGGTAAAGTTTGATCCTTAGCAGTGCCCTCATTGGTCACCAAGGTATCATTTCTAGCTGTCGGTGCGTGGTTGATGTCTGTAATCGTCCCTGTCGCTGCTGCTGTAGTAATTGTCAGTGTCTCACCATTCGTCATTGGTACATGTGTTGTGGTATCGATTGTCGCAACAACTGTCTCTGCTCCCTCATACGTGTTATCAACCACAGAAGTTACATTGAAGTTAGCTGTTGTCGCACCAGCAGCGATAGTAACATATGTACCATTCGCATCGCTTGAGAGACCTGATGCCGTGTAGTCTGTTGTGGAAGTTGCAGTACCACTCAAGTTTACATACACTTTAGTCTCAAATGCGGAAGGATGACTCAAACTCACTGTATAGGTCATTGTATTGCCTGAACCACCCGTGTCACCCTCTACGATACCTGCGGGACTTACTGCAATGGAAACTGCAGGTTTGTCATTGTCTAATGTATGACTTGAATCTGTCGCTGGAGTTGTTGCATTTGTAGGGTTTGCATCTGGATAATAGGTACCCGTACCATCATCATGGATTGTACCCGTTCCACTGGTAGTTATTCCACCTGTATTCGTAGCATTTAACGTAAATGTCTCTGCTCCCTCATAGGTTGTATCATTCGTGATCGCTGTGCGAACAAGCAGTGTTGTTCCCCCACTTGGAATAGTCACATAACTACTTGGTGTGTAATCTACCCACGAAGAACCATTATAATATTGTAATGAAACCGCCGTCCCAGCATTGCTTGTATCGGTTCCAAGTGTTGCATCTACATCTGATGTTGATGCTGTATTTCCTAAAGCCAGCGAAACTTGTTGTCCTGATACCCCTGTTACTGTAAACACTGCGTAGGGAGAGCCCTCATTGACGCTTATATCACTTACATGTAAGCCTCTGTCATCATCTAAACCAGTTGTGCTCGTTTCCGGATAACCACCCGTAATTATTCCGTTATACTTAGTGCCAGTTCCATCATCGACGATAGTGCTATTTTCACTAGCATAAATGCTCGTAGCGTTCGTATAAAAAGCTTTGAGAGCAAAGGTTTCTGTTCCTTCATAGGTCGTATCTTTCTCAGAGCTGATATCGACGCGAACATAGTACAAGCTTACACCGCCAACGGGTTTATGTGAGTTGTCATACGTTGTCCAGTGTGTGCCGTCAGCTGAATATTCAATCGTTGTAAAACCACTCCATGTAGCTGCTGTACCAGAAGTCGCGTTTTGTAAAGTCAGATCAATAATATCTGCGCTTGTGCTGTTGGTAGGTACAACCATAAACAAGGCATACGGTGAGTTTTCATTTACAGGAGTTGCACTATTTACAGTGATTGACATGTGATCAATATTGTTCACGGCGATCGTCAATGTAGCAGTAGATTGGTCACCATCTTTGTCTTCAATCGTGTAGACAAATGTATCGGTTTGATTGGTTGAAATAGATGCCGTAGCGTAATAAGTGTAACTACCATCATGCTTCATCGTTAGATAACCATATGTTCCATAAATGTAAGTACTACCATTAGCGCCTGTGGTTATGGCGGTTGTGGTGTCACTACCTGCTACACGAACACCGACAACGCCACCAGCCGGAGAGGTTACTTTCGCACCATCCACACCAAAAATATCCGCTGTTCCATCTGTAAGTACATTGCCTGAAACATCAGAACCTTCTGTTACTGAATTGGTATCTGCCTGTGCTGTGGGGGCGTCATCATTAATCGTGACTGTTACAGGGTTTGACGTTGCATTGCCAAATTGATCGTAAGTCGTAACATAAATAGTTCTTGTAGATGAATCACCTGAAACCTGTGGTGCCGTGGTAAGTGTGTAGGTAAATACACCTCCAGTTGTTAGTGTCCACGTACCATAAGTATCTGTTCCAGACTGTGTGCTTGTACCAAAATTTTGTCCTGTAGGAGTAGATAATGTTGCGCTGTTTGTCTCTCCTGTTCCACTTGGCGTTGACCCCGTAGATAAGTCGCTCTCTTTAACTGTTGGACCATTAAATGGTGTAGGAATATTGATAGCAAATCCATCACTATCGTAGGCTTTATTTGAATCTTGACTAAAAATAGTGAGGAAGTCAGTACCGGTAAAATTAGCAGTTGGGGTATAGCTCAGTGAAGCCAACATGGCATTGATTTGAGCTTGTGTCCCTGTGATAGTAAGATCAGCAGAAGGGGTAGAATTTCCTGAATATGTGAGAGTTCCATGATCTACATGTACTGTAACCGAGCTCAAATTCCCATCGACATCTGCGACCGAGACTAATCCTGTAAACGTAATTGGCGTATTGATACTAC
It contains:
- a CDS encoding efflux RND transporter periplasmic adaptor subunit, which codes for MKTLPFLALLALILSLQPAFAHRAIVEAKEQSVLSSELAAKIIKLPFRNGESFQKESVLIEYDCTLIKTQKEKIDVELVGLKQKADAYDRMVKLHSMSELDAVIARSEVRKKEAELKMATITVSKCQVKAPYAGKVLKTLVHEYEYVGEQKELIQIVGTQNLDLNVLVPASLIASLKEGQGVSFIADDIKFLAEGVIVGIDPAADPVSQTIHIRVKLIRFDEHIIPGIVGDAKFGVL
- a CDS encoding HlyD family efflux transporter periplasmic adaptor subunit, with the translated sequence MKEHILSIVEIESRLRHSRDAHETYLLAVNVFRELLAHEMAIGFSYKGYLKAVAYSDLPDFNKKSPFVTAIAHHIIQMDLTQGSKVIPTEELSPELHHQGIAYALIVPLIHPTNRRLLGVLVFGAIKGFSNEAVAIVNHCAETIALVLAAFSHSYFPSISRLKTWAIIAVSASVVMLFPVHLSTQGKVQVVAYEPTIITAPMNGVIKTVKVKSNDTVKKGDLLLTFDDTDIVGKQRITAQTINISAAEIVKQERSSFIDPSIKNKLEESRAERAVKEMEYSAITAQLNKLTLNAPVDGTIILDAPLDLIGKPVKTGEKLLSIINPKKVEVEILLAAHESNVVSLNDSVNIYLDDNPLHPVEGEVYKINYEPVIAPSNVLSYKAFIRLKDVSRQPSVGMCGNAKIQGESVPLFWYIFRKPIAYARWYLG
- a CDS encoding TolC family protein is translated as MKYFNHTLKLSLATIIFLSLSGCSVAVQQLSQEEINTSSKADLAELKTVQQPVLAPISIDEAIQRALMYNRDHKLKTLEAQFEEKQLAMAEYGMWPTLMAQGGYTNRSNTSASNSRNVLTNGQTYDYSTSTDDDVKTAEARISWNIIDFGLSYVRAKQQADKVLIAQERQRKMDNQIEQDIREAYWKAVSAQNLLAQIEPVIVEVRQSIDESKQLETSLTGNLMDSLSFRREMLDILISLQNFRKDLLNAKPRLAVLMGMVPGTPFELSGKIDEKAIKTLHLDMEKMEMLAFAHRPELMESRYQNRISLQETKAAMLSLLPSISFDAGTNYTSNSYAYNNSWFDYGAHVSMNLFKVFTINDLQERAKMGENVAQEQQKAVAMAILTQVHLADIRYNEALEGWDASNQYYTVVQKISDISEKANANNIGTKQQLSREKLSKLIANVKRDIAYAEVQNSYGNLFFSIGLPNNSHQIEQIVQP